A region of the Microbulbifer pacificus genome:
CCAGCTCGGAGAGAATGCAGCGCAGTGCAGCGCGGTACATTTTCTTGTTCAGCTTTACACTGTGATCACGCGGCACAGCGGCGAAGGTTACGCCACCAGTACGCCACAGCGGGCTGCGAGTGGTACCAGCACGAGCACGACCAGTGCCCTTCTGACGCCACGGCTTCTTGCCGCCACCGGATACATCGGAGCGACTTTTTTGAGCCTTGGTACCCTGACGAGCGCCTGCCATGTAGGCAACCACTGCCTGGTGCACCAGGTCCTGATTGAATTCACGACCGAAAGTCACTTCAGAAACTGCAACAGTGCCTTTAGCGCCTTCGGGAGTAGCGATATTCAGTTCCATATCTATTTACCCTCAGCCTTAGGCTTTTACTGCCGGACGAACGATTACGTCGCCACCGGGCGCACCAGGAACGGCGCCTTTCACCAGCAGCAAGTTACGCTCGACGTCTACACGAACCACTTCCAGGTTTTGCGTGGTAACACGCTCAGCACCCATGTGACCGGCCATTTTCTTGCCTTTCCACACGCGGCCAGGAGTCTGGCACTGACCGATAGAGCCGGGTGCGCGGTGAGACAGAGAGTTACCGTGAGTAGCGTCCTGGGTACGGAAGTTCCAGCGCTTGATACCGCCTTGGAAACCTTTACCTTTGGAAGTGCCGGTTACGTCAATCTTCTGGCCAGCTTCAAAGCTAGCAACAGTGATTTCAGAACCGATTTCGAAGGACTCGTCAGAACCGTCAGTGCGCAGTTCGAAGAGTGCAGAGCCAGCCTCAGTGTTGGCTTTGGCGAAGTGGCCCGCGAGGGGCTTGGAGACACGGGAAGCCTTACGGGAACCCACAGTTACCTGAACTGCGGTGTAGCCATCAGTTTCCAGAGTTTTCACCTGAGTGACGCGATTCGGAGCTACCTCGATAACAGTTACCGGGATAGACGCGCCATCTTCAGTGAAGATGCGAGTCATGCCGCTCTTGCGGCCGACAATACCTATAGTCATCTTTTCAACCTCTCAGTGCACGGGGCTTTAACCCACTGCGGCCGCCCAATTTCAGAGCGTTACACTACCCAGACCTTTTTCGCCTGGGATTCGGTAGTTAATTTGAAGTGTTAGCCGAGACTGATCTGAACCTCAACACCGGCCGCCAGATCGAGCTTCATCAGCGCGTCGACGGTTTTCTCGGTAGGCTCGACAATGTCCAGCAAACGCTTGTGAGTACGAATCTCGTACTGGTCACGCGCGTCTTTGTTGACGTGCGGAGAAATCAGTACGGTGTACTTCTCTTTACGAGTCGGCAGCGGAATGGGACCGCGTACTTGAGCGCCAGTGCGCTTGGCCGTCTCTACAATCTCCTGAGTAGAGGTATCGATCAGCTTGTGATCGAAAGCCTTCAGGCGAATTCGGATGCGTTGACCCTGCATGGAATCAAACTCCAATCATTTAAACCAAAGAACGTCCTTTTACACAGCCCCGAGGGCGGGCGAAAAGGAGCGCGAAGTCTACGGGCGATTATTTGATCTGTCAACACAGTTCAAGAAACAAACCGCAGCGGCGCAATTTCGAGCTGCGCCGATGCGAACCTACACTAGAGCAAGCCAACGAGATCCACCTTCAGGAGGGCCAGCTCATGACCATTGCAAGCACGGTCAGTCAGTACCTGAATGACCACTCGGTACACTACCGAGTTATCCCCCATGACCACAGCGCCACCAGCCGCGAAAGCGCCCACAAAACAGGCTTGCGTGAGGACTCGGTTGCCAAAGCCATCATGCTGAAGGATGACCATGGCATGGTGATGGCCATCATTCCCGCCAGCAGCAGCCTCGACATGCGCGCCGTTCACGACGAAACCGGACGCAATCACCTGGAAATGATGCAGGAGGGCGAATTTGGCAACATCTTCACTGACTGCGAACTCGGCGCCCTACCCCCACTCGGACCGGCCTATGGAATCACCACCCTGGTCGACAGCAGCCTGAACAAGTGGGACACCATTTATCTGGAGTCCGGCGACCATGAATCACTGGTCGCAATCGACGGAAGGGATTTCGAACAGCTGATGTCTCACTGCAGACACTGCGACCTTAGCCGCGACTGGTTCTAAACAGTACAGACAAAAAAAGGCCGCAGCGTTGCCGCTGCGGCCTTTTTTTGTCGTTCAGATCAGGAGTAAGGATTACTCGATGATCTTGGCAACAACGCCAGCACCAACGGTACGGCCACCTTCGCGAATCGCGAAGCGCAGACCGTCTTCCATGGCGATCGGGTGGATCAGGGTAACAGTCATCTGAATGTTGTCACCCGGCATCACCATCTCAACGCCTTCCGGCAGCTCACACGCACCAGTCACGTCGGTGGTACGGAAGTAGAACTGCGGACGGTAGCCTTTGAAGAACGGGGTGTGACGACCACCTTCGTCCTTGGACAGTACGTACACTTCCGCTTCGAACTTGGTGTGCGGAGTGATGGAACCCGGCTTGGCCAGTACCTGACCACGCTCTACTTCGTCACGCTTGGTGCCGCGCAGCAGGGCGCCGATGTTCTCACCAGCACGGCCTTCATCCAGCAGCTTGCGGAACATTTCCACACCGGTACAGGTAGTGGTGGTGGTGTCTTTCAGACCAACGATGGCGATTTCATCACCAGTCTTAACGATGCCACGCTCCACACGACCGGTTACTACGGTACCGCGACCAGAGATGGAGAACACGTCTTCGATCGGCATCAGGAACGGCTTGTCGATAGCGCGCTCCGGCTCCGGAATGTAGGAGTCCAGGGTTTCTACCAGCTTCTTAACAGCGGTGGTGCCCAGGCCATTCTCGTCTTCGCCATTCAGCGCCATCAGAGCAGAACCAACCACGATCGGGGTGTCGTCGCCCGGGAACTCGTACTGGTCCAGAAGTTCGCGAACTTCCATCTCTACCAGTTCCAGCAGCTCTTCGTCGTCGACCATGTCGGCTTTGTTCAGGAATACCACGATGTACGGTACACCTACCTGACGGGACAGCAGGATGTGCTCACGAGTCTGCGGCATGGGGCCGTCAGCAGCGGAACATACCAGGATCGCGCCGTCCATCTGGGCAGCACCGGTGATCATGTTCTTAACGTAGTCGGCGTGTCCCGGGCAGTCTACGTGCGCGTAGTGGCGAATCGGGGACTCGTACTCTACGTGAGAGGTAGAGATGGTAATACCACGCTCACGCTCTTCCGGAGCCTTGTCGATACCGTCGAAAGCAACGGCAGCGCCGCCCCACACTTCGGAACATACGCGGGTCAGCGCAGCGGTCAGAGTGGTTTTACCGTGGTCAACGTGACCGATGGTGCCCACGTTTACGTGGGGCTTGGAACGTTCAAACTTTTCTTTTCCCATTTTCAGGATCCTCTAACTAAAAGTTTCAAAGGGATTAAAGCTTAAGCCTTGTTTTTGGCGATGATTTCATCAGCCACGTTGCGCGGCGCTTCAGCGTACTTTTCGAATTCCATGGTGTAGGTAGCACGGCCCTGGGTCGCAGAACGCAGGTCGGTGGCGTAACCGAACATTTCGGCCAGCGGCACTTCCGCGTTGATCACCTTGCCGGAGGAGTTCTCATCCATACCCTGGATCAGACCACGACGACGGTTCAGGTCACCGACCACGTCACCCATGTTTTCTTCCGGAGTAACTACCTCTACCTTCATGACCGGCTCAAGCAGTACGGCACCACCCTTCTGGGCCAGCTGCTTGGTCGCCATGGAAGCAGCGATCTTGAACGCCATTTCGTTGGAGTCCACATCGTGGTAGGAACCGTCAAATACAGTAGCCTTCAGGCCCAGCAACGGGTAGCCCGCCAGAACACCGTTCTGCATCTGCTCAGCAATACCCTTCTGGATCGCCGGGACGTATTCCTTAGGAACCACACCGCCGACCAGCTCGTTCTGGAATACCAGACCGTCTTCTGCTTCCGGATCCAGGTTCGGCTCGAAGCGAATCCAGCAGTGACCGTACTGACCGCGACCACCGGACTGGCGAACGAACTTACCTTCGATCTCACAGGTGTTGGTGATGCGCTCGCGGTAGGCTACCTGCGGCTTACCGATGTTAGCTTCCACGTTGAACTCGCGACGCATACGGTCGACGATGATGTCCAGGTGCAGCTCACCCATACCGGAGATGATGGTCTGGCCGGTCTCTTCGTCGGTCTTCACGCGGAACGACGGGTCTTCCTGAGCCAGTTTTCCCAGAGCGATACCCATTTTTTCCTGGTCCGGCTTGGACTTCGGCTCAACTGCTACGGAGATTACCGGCTCCGGGAACTCCATGCGCTCGAGAACAATCTTGTTGGCCTCGTCACACAGGGTGTCACCGGTAGTGGTGTCTTTCAGACCGATCGCCGCAGCAATGTCACCAGCCAGTACTTCTTTGATTTCCTGGCGGTTGTTCGCGTGCATCTGCACCATACGGCCGATACGCTCACGCTTGCTCTTCACGGAGTTGAATACACCGGTGCCGCTCTCCAGCTTACCGGAGTAAACGCGGAAGAAGGTCAGGGTACCAACGAAGGGGTCGGTGGCGATCTTGAACGCCAGCGCAGCGAACGGCGCATCGTCGTCGGCTTCACGGGTAGCAACGGTTTCACCGTCGTCCAGGGTACCTTCGATCGCTTTAACTTCGGTCGGCGCCGGCAGGTATTCGATAACCGCGTCCAGTACCGCCTGCACGCCCTTGTTCTTGAACGCAGAGCCGCCCAGAACCGGCACGATTTCGTTGGCCAGGGTGCGCTGACGGATAGCTGCCTTGATTTCCTCTTCGGACAGCTCACCTTCTTCCAGGTACTTCTCCATCAGCTCTTCGCTGGCTTCGGCCGCTGCTTCCATCAGGAATTCGCGCATTTCGTTGCACTGATCGACCATGTCTGCAGGGATGTCTTCGTAGGTGAAGGTCATACCCTGGTCTTCTTCGTTCCAGATGATGGCTTTCATCTTGACCAGGTCGACAACGCCTTTGAACTCATCTTCAGAGCCAATGGTCATCTGCAGCGGAACCGCGTTTGCGTTCAGACGGGTTTTCAGCTGTTTTACGACGTTCAGGAAGTTGGCACCGGTACGGTCCATCTTGTTGACGAAGACCATGCGCGGCACTTCGTACTTGTTGGCCTGACGCCAAACGGTCTCGGTCTGCGGCTGCACACCGGAGGAACCGCACAGCACAACAACGGCGCCATCCAGTACACGCAGGGAGCGCTCTACTTCAATGGTGAAGTCAACGTGTCCGGGGGTGTCGATAATGTTGACGCGGTGTTGGTCGAACTGCTGACGCATACCAGCCCAGAAACAGGTGGTAGCTGCAGAAGTAATGGTAATACCACGCTCCTGCTCCTGTGCCATCCAGTCCATGGTGGCCGCACCCTCGTGCACCTCACCAATTTTGTGGGACAGACCGGTGTAGAACAGTACGCGTTCGGTGGTGGTGGTTTTACCGGCGTCTACGTGGGCGCAGATACCGATATTACGATAGCGTGCGATAGGCGTTTTACGTGCCACAGTTGTATCCTCGATATAACGGCAAAAGGCAGCGCGGAAATTCCCTTGCTGCCTTTCGGTATTAATTTCCGATGGTAATAATCATCAGAGTTAGAAGCGCCACTATCTTAGAAACGATAGTGAGAGAACGCCTTGTTGGCTTCCGCCATACGGTGTACATCTTCACGCTTCTTGACCGCGCCGCCCTTGTTCTGGGATGCATCGATCATTTCATTGGCCAGGCGCTGAGCCATGGACTTCTCGCCGCGCTTACGGGAGAAATCTACCAGCCAACGCATTGCCAGAGCGGTACGACGCGCTGGACGCACTTCTACCGGCACCTGGTAGGTAGCACCACCAACACGACGGGATTTTACTTCCACCATCGGGGCGATGTTTTCCAGGGACTCTTCGAAAATTTCAATCGGATCTTTGTTCAGCTTCTCTGAAACCAGATCCAGTGCACCGTATACGATGCTTTCCGCCACGGACTTCTTGCCGCTGATCATGACATGGTTCATGAACTTGGCCAGAGTCACGTTCCCGAACTTAGGATCGGGCAGCACTTCGCGCTTGGCGACTACACGTCTTCTTGGCATGGGATTGCCTCTCTTCAGGGTTACTCCGAGACGCCGCCGTAAACACTTACAACTCGGCGAGCTCAGCCTTACTCCGGTTATTCGTTAAACCGAAACGCAAATTGTGACCTAGGGAATTAACCCTTAGGACGCTTGACACCGTACTTGGAACGGGCCTGTTTGCGATTGTTTACGCCGGCACAGTCAAGTGCGCCGCGTACAGTGTGGTAGCGCACACCCGGCAAGTCTTTTACACGACCGCCGCGAATCAGCACCACGCTGTGCTCCTGCAGGTTGTGGCCTTCACCGCCGATGTACGAAGTTACTTCGAAACCGTTGGTCAGGCGCACACGGCAAACTTTACGCAGTGCAGAGTTCGGCTTCTTCGGTGTAGTGGTGTACACACGAGTGCAGACTCCGCGACGCTGCGGGTTGGCTTGCAATGCAGGCACATCGCTTTTTTCAACTTTGCGTTTTCTCGGCTTACGAACCAACTGGTTGATCGTTGCCATTAAAAATCACTCCAAAAATAAAACGCCCCCACCATCAACTGCAGTGAGGGCCTATCGTCAGTGCGTAACCATCCGCGTACCTCAATGCGCAGAAGCGCAACGAGAGCGAAAGGTTCCACCCCATTAGCGGGGGCCGCATTCTATAAGCCGCGACACCCCTAGTCAATCACCGTGTACAGTAATTGCTCACTGTCCCCGCTGACTGCGATTCGACACCGACCAGGATTGGGACTACCTGGTCGGTGGTATACCGCCGACTTATTCCCCGGAAGATTTCAGGGCTTCGGTCAGCGCCGCTTCTACCTCTTCCGCAGACGGGCCTTCGGCATAACCGAAGCTCACCTGCGCAGTGCGCTTGCGCTTGCGCTCGGTGTGGTAGGCGAGACCGGTACCGGCCGGGATCAGACGACCCACTACCACGTTTTCCTTCAGGCCGCGCAGGCTGTCTTCCTTGCCGGTTACCGCCGCTTCGGTCAGGACGCGGGTGGTCTCCTGGAAGGAGGCCGCGGACAGGAAGGATTCGGTCGCCAGAGAGGCCTTGGTGATACCCAGCAGCAGACGCTCGTACTGCGCCGGCTGTTTGCTCTCGGCACGCAGACGCTCGTTCTGCTCGATGACCGCCTGGTACTCAACCTGTTCACCCTTGATGAACTCGGAGTCGCCCATCTCCAGAATTTCAACTTTGCGCAGCATCTGACGCACGATGGTCTCGATGTGCTTGTCGTTGATCTTCACACCCTGGAGGCGGTAAACCTCCTGGATCTCGTTGGTGATGTAACGCGCCAGTTCCTCTACGCCTTTCAGACGCAGGATATCGTGCGGGTTGGACGGACCGTCGGAAATAACCTCGCCCTTCTCTACGGTTTCGCCCTCGAACACGGTCAGCTGACGGTGTTTCGGAATCAGAACCTCGTAGGAGTCTTTGCCATTGGCCAGCGGCTTGCCGTCTTTCGGGGTGATCTGCAGACGTACCTTGCCTTTGGTCTCTTTACCGAAAGACACAGTACCGGAGATCTCCGCCAGGATGGACGGCTCTTTCGGCTTACGCGCTTCGAACAGGTCGGCAACGCGCGGCAGACCACCGGTGATGTCCTTGGTTTTGCCGGATTCCTGCGGAATACGCGCGATAACATCACCCACGCTCACCTTGTCGCCCTCTTTCAGGCTCAGGATCGCGCGCGGCGGCAGCGCATAGTGCGCCGGTGCGCTGGAGCTGGCCAGGGTCAGCTCCTCACCGTTCTCATCCACCAGGGTCACAGCCGGGCGCAGGTCTTTACCCGCTGCCGGGCGCTCTGCCGGATCGATCACCTCGATGGAGGACAGGCCGGTGATTTCGTCGGTCTGCTTGCGGATGGACAGGCCATCTTCCATACCGGACAGTTTCACCCAACCGGCAACCTCGGTGATGATCGGGTGGGTGTGCGGGTCCCACTTGGCCACAATCTTGCCACCGTCAACCTCGGCACCCTCGTCAACACTGATCTGTGCACCGTAGGGCAGCTTGTAACGCTCGCGCTCGCGACCGGCGCTGTCGGCAATCGCCAGCTCACCGGAACGGGAAACCGCCACCAGGTTGCCGCTTGCGGCCTTCACCGTCTTCACATTGTGCAGACGTACGGTACCGCCCAGCTTCACCTGGATGCTGTCCGCCGCAGAAGCACGGCTCGCCGCACCACCGATGTGGAAGGTACGCATGGTCAGCTGGGTACCCGGTTCACCGATGGACTGGGCAGCCACAACGCCCACAGCCTCACCCGGGTTGGCGCGGTGGCCACGGGCCAGGTCGCGGCCGTAGCACTGGGCACAGATACCGTGCGCAGTCTCACAGGTGATCGCAGAACGCACGATAACTTCGTCGATACCCATGCCTTCGATGCGCTCTACCCACGCTTCGTCGATCATGGTGCCAGCCGGGACCGCGATCTCGTCGCTGCCGGGCTTGGGCACATCGCGGGCCACAACGCGACCGAGGATACGGTCACCCAGGGACTCGATCACGTCGCCACCCTCGATCACCGGCGCCATGGTCAGACCTTCATCGGTGCCACAGTCGATCTCGGTGATGACCACGTCCTGGGCCACGTCCACCAGACGGCGGGTCAGGTAACCGGAGTTCGCGGTTTTCAGTGCGGTATCCGCCAGACCTTTACGAGCACCGTGGGTGGAGATGAAGTACTGCAGTACGCTCAGACCTTCACGGAAGTTCGCGGTAATGGCGTTTTCAATAATGGAGCCGTCCGGACGCGCCATCAGGCCGCGCATACCGGCCAGCTGACGGATCTGGGCCTCGGAACCCCGCGCGCCGGAGTCGGCGTACATGTACACGGAGTTGAAGGAGTCCTGCTCGGTCTCTTTACCTTCGCGGTCGATGACCTTTTCCTTACGGATACCGGCCATCATCGCCTGGGTTACCTTGTCGTTGGTACGGGACCAAACG
Encoded here:
- the tuf gene encoding elongation factor Tu, giving the protein MGKEKFERSKPHVNVGTIGHVDHGKTTLTAALTRVCSEVWGGAAVAFDGIDKAPEERERGITISTSHVEYESPIRHYAHVDCPGHADYVKNMITGAAQMDGAILVCSAADGPMPQTREHILLSRQVGVPYIVVFLNKADMVDDEELLELVEMEVRELLDQYEFPGDDTPIVVGSALMALNGEDENGLGTTAVKKLVETLDSYIPEPERAIDKPFLMPIEDVFSISGRGTVVTGRVERGIVKTGDEIAIVGLKDTTTTTCTGVEMFRKLLDEGRAGENIGALLRGTKRDEVERGQVLAKPGSITPHTKFEAEVYVLSKDEGGRHTPFFKGYRPQFYFRTTDVTGACELPEGVEMVMPGDNIQMTVTLIHPIAMEDGLRFAIREGGRTVGAGVVAKIIE
- the rpsG gene encoding 30S ribosomal protein S7; its protein translation is MPRRRVVAKREVLPDPKFGNVTLAKFMNHVMISGKKSVAESIVYGALDLVSEKLNKDPIEIFEESLENIAPMVEVKSRRVGGATYQVPVEVRPARRTALAMRWLVDFSRKRGEKSMAQRLANEMIDASQNKGGAVKKREDVHRMAEANKAFSHYRF
- the rplD gene encoding 50S ribosomal protein L4, producing the protein MELNIATPEGAKGTVAVSEVTFGREFNQDLVHQAVVAYMAGARQGTKAQKSRSDVSGGGKKPWRQKGTGRARAGTTRSPLWRTGGVTFAAVPRDHSVKLNKKMYRAALRCILSELARQERLVVVESFDVDAPKTKQLVTKLAQYDLTDALIVTEEVNENLYLAARNLHKIDVRDVQGIDPVSLIRFDKVVVTVSALKKIDEVLG
- the rpsL gene encoding 30S ribosomal protein S12; translation: MATINQLVRKPRKRKVEKSDVPALQANPQRRGVCTRVYTTTPKKPNSALRKVCRVRLTNGFEVTSYIGGEGHNLQEHSVVLIRGGRVKDLPGVRYHTVRGALDCAGVNNRKQARSKYGVKRPKG
- a CDS encoding aminoacyl-tRNA deacylase — protein: MTIASTVSQYLNDHSVHYRVIPHDHSATSRESAHKTGLREDSVAKAIMLKDDHGMVMAIIPASSSLDMRAVHDETGRNHLEMMQEGEFGNIFTDCELGALPPLGPAYGITTLVDSSLNKWDTIYLESGDHESLVAIDGRDFEQLMSHCRHCDLSRDWF
- the rpoC gene encoding DNA-directed RNA polymerase subunit beta', with the protein product MKDLLNLVKAQDQLEEFDAIRIGLASPDMIRSWSYGEVKKPETINYRTFKPEREGLFCAKIFGPVKDYECLCGKYKRMKHRGIICEKCGVEVTKAKVRRERMGHIELASPVAHIWFLKSLPSRIGLLLDMTLRDIERVLYFESYVVTDPGMTTLERGQLLNDEQYFEAMEEFADEFEAKMGAEAIQELMNDIDLPSEIQRLREEIPSTNSETKIKKLSKRLKLLEAFYKSGNKPEWMVMQALPVLPPDLRPLVPLDGGRFATSDLNDLYRRVINRNNRLKRLLELNAPDIIVRNEKRMLQEAVDALLDNGRRGRAITGSNKRPLKSLADMIKGKQGRFRQNLLGKRVDYSGRSVIVVGPTLRLHQCGLPKKMALELFKPFIFGKLEARGLATTIKAAKKMVEREEAVVWDILDEVIREHPVLLNRAPTLHRLGIQAFEPVLIEGKAIQLHPLVCAAYNADFDGDQMAVHVPLTIEAQLESRALMMSTNNILSPANGEPIIVPSQDVVLGLYWMTRERVNDKGEGMFFSDIKEVSRAFYAKQVGLQAKVKVRIDEVEIGEDGEKRQTRTVYDTTVGRALLWNIVPDGMPFDMVNQPMKKKAISRVLNECYRKVGLKATVIFADQLMYTGFDFSTKSGSSIGVNDFEIPSAKADLIASAEEEVKEIESQFASGLVTAGEKYNKVIDVWSRTNDKVTQAMMAGIRKEKVIDREGKETEQDSFNSVYMYADSGARGSEAQIRQLAGMRGLMARPDGSIIENAITANFREGLSVLQYFISTHGARKGLADTALKTANSGYLTRRLVDVAQDVVITEIDCGTDEGLTMAPVIEGGDVIESLGDRILGRVVARDVPKPGSDEIAVPAGTMIDEAWVERIEGMGIDEVIVRSAITCETAHGICAQCYGRDLARGHRANPGEAVGVVAAQSIGEPGTQLTMRTFHIGGAASRASAADSIQVKLGGTVRLHNVKTVKAASGNLVAVSRSGELAIADSAGRERERYKLPYGAQISVDEGAEVDGGKIVAKWDPHTHPIITEVAGWVKLSGMEDGLSIRKQTDEITGLSSIEVIDPAERPAAGKDLRPAVTLVDENGEELTLASSSAPAHYALPPRAILSLKEGDKVSVGDVIARIPQESGKTKDITGGLPRVADLFEARKPKEPSILAEISGTVSFGKETKGKVRLQITPKDGKPLANGKDSYEVLIPKHRQLTVFEGETVEKGEVISDGPSNPHDILRLKGVEELARYITNEIQEVYRLQGVKINDKHIETIVRQMLRKVEILEMGDSEFIKGEQVEYQAVIEQNERLRAESKQPAQYERLLLGITKASLATESFLSAASFQETTRVLTEAAVTGKEDSLRGLKENVVVGRLIPAGTGLAYHTERKRKRTAQVSFGYAEGPSAEEVEAALTEALKSSGE
- the rplC gene encoding 50S ribosomal protein L3 codes for the protein MTIGIVGRKSGMTRIFTEDGASIPVTVIEVAPNRVTQVKTLETDGYTAVQVTVGSRKASRVSKPLAGHFAKANTEAGSALFELRTDGSDESFEIGSEITVASFEAGQKIDVTGTSKGKGFQGGIKRWNFRTQDATHGNSLSHRAPGSIGQCQTPGRVWKGKKMAGHMGAERVTTQNLEVVRVDVERNLLLVKGAVPGAPGGDVIVRPAVKA
- the rpsJ gene encoding 30S ribosomal protein S10 yields the protein MQGQRIRIRLKAFDHKLIDTSTQEIVETAKRTGAQVRGPIPLPTRKEKYTVLISPHVNKDARDQYEIRTHKRLLDIVEPTEKTVDALMKLDLAAGVEVQISLG
- the fusA gene encoding elongation factor G, with the protein product MARKTPIARYRNIGICAHVDAGKTTTTERVLFYTGLSHKIGEVHEGAATMDWMAQEQERGITITSAATTCFWAGMRQQFDQHRVNIIDTPGHVDFTIEVERSLRVLDGAVVVLCGSSGVQPQTETVWRQANKYEVPRMVFVNKMDRTGANFLNVVKQLKTRLNANAVPLQMTIGSEDEFKGVVDLVKMKAIIWNEEDQGMTFTYEDIPADMVDQCNEMREFLMEAAAEASEELMEKYLEEGELSEEEIKAAIRQRTLANEIVPVLGGSAFKNKGVQAVLDAVIEYLPAPTEVKAIEGTLDDGETVATREADDDAPFAALAFKIATDPFVGTLTFFRVYSGKLESGTGVFNSVKSKRERIGRMVQMHANNRQEIKEVLAGDIAAAIGLKDTTTGDTLCDEANKIVLERMEFPEPVISVAVEPKSKPDQEKMGIALGKLAQEDPSFRVKTDEETGQTIISGMGELHLDIIVDRMRREFNVEANIGKPQVAYRERITNTCEIEGKFVRQSGGRGQYGHCWIRFEPNLDPEAEDGLVFQNELVGGVVPKEYVPAIQKGIAEQMQNGVLAGYPLLGLKATVFDGSYHDVDSNEMAFKIAASMATKQLAQKGGAVLLEPVMKVEVVTPEENMGDVVGDLNRRRGLIQGMDENSSGKVINAEVPLAEMFGYATDLRSATQGRATYTMEFEKYAEAPRNVADEIIAKNKA